In the genome of Flexistipes sinusarabici DSM 4947, one region contains:
- a CDS encoding phenylacetate--CoA ligase family protein, with protein sequence MAFLGNLRKLLSFLNDGIENPEIIKFLKKRGLKDGPISSYEDFCSIKPLTKFELSHMQQQNPPFAGLVDMEIVSKVYLSPGPIFNSKVAEFSHYRFYKALSKADFNKNDIVFNAFSYNMSPAGDMFDEAAGYLGAAVIPAGPSDSRKAAEIIEKTGATAFTGTRTFLFNILKHLGDKSRLKKAYLIAEKMTEKDRELFASKYGVQAYQGYGTAEVGLIATECSEKHMHPDIDIFLEVLEPGNFQPVDLGETGEAVITLMNGKLPFIRLATGDLTIAENQECGCGSDEGFIKGIFGRSDSSVKVKGIFVHYWQFQDFLEENGINGKLVVETTGNKDVLKMISNFESEGNLKQDFHKKFGLKLESIEMDKNLEENGIIDNRDRLKQS encoded by the coding sequence ATGGCTTTCTTAGGAAATTTGAGAAAATTATTGTCTTTTCTGAATGACGGCATTGAAAACCCTGAAATAATAAAGTTTTTGAAGAAAAGAGGGTTGAAGGACGGCCCTATTAGCTCATATGAGGATTTTTGCAGTATAAAACCTCTCACCAAATTCGAGTTATCACATATGCAGCAGCAAAATCCTCCTTTTGCCGGATTAGTGGACATGGAAATTGTTAGTAAGGTATATCTCTCCCCGGGACCGATTTTTAATTCTAAAGTTGCTGAATTTAGTCATTACAGATTTTATAAGGCTCTCTCGAAAGCTGATTTTAATAAAAACGATATCGTTTTTAATGCTTTTTCCTATAATATGTCACCGGCCGGGGACATGTTTGATGAAGCAGCCGGATATCTCGGTGCTGCCGTTATCCCTGCGGGTCCGTCGGATTCCCGGAAAGCTGCGGAAATAATTGAGAAAACCGGTGCAACCGCTTTTACCGGCACGAGAACATTTTTGTTTAATATATTAAAACACCTTGGAGATAAGAGCCGGCTGAAGAAAGCCTATCTGATTGCAGAAAAAATGACTGAAAAAGACAGGGAGCTCTTTGCATCAAAATACGGAGTTCAGGCATATCAGGGTTACGGAACTGCTGAAGTTGGGTTGATTGCAACTGAATGCTCAGAAAAACATATGCATCCGGATATAGATATTTTTTTGGAAGTTTTAGAGCCCGGGAATTTTCAACCTGTTGACTTAGGGGAAACGGGGGAAGCTGTGATTACGCTTATGAATGGCAAGCTCCCTTTTATCAGATTAGCCACGGGTGATTTGACGATTGCAGAAAATCAGGAGTGTGGCTGCGGCAGTGATGAGGGATTTATAAAAGGAATTTTCGGCAGAAGCGACAGCTCGGTAAAAGTTAAGGGTATCTTTGTGCATTACTGGCAGTTTCAGGATTTTTTGGAAGAAAACGGGATTAACGGCAAACTTGTTGTTGAAACTACAGGGAATAAGGATGTTCTAAAAATGATATCAAACTTCGAAAGCGAAGGCAATTTGAAACAAGATTTTCATAAAAAATTCGGTTTAAAACTGGAAAGTATAGAGATGGATAAAAATTTAGAAGAAAATGGTATAATTGATAATAGAGATAGGTTAAAGCAGAGCTGA
- a CDS encoding ABC transporter substrate-binding protein: MKRLLLAVVMLVVFSGAVFAEPVKIGALFDLTGGTADVGKPYAQGVRDCVRWFNEEKDGINGRQIELLGVDYSYKIPQAIAAYKNFMRQGVVAVHGWGTGDTEALTKFVSRDKIPYFSASYSEHLTDPAKAPYNFLVGATYSDQARIALKYIKENSEEDTAAFIYNDTGFGRSPFFPDAENYAKKIGVDVVDTEIVGLKALDATSQLLNMQKKSPAYALIQETYMATSTILKDAQKLGIDTKFIGLNWTFGKTLIELAGEAANGFYGTNSFAMWNQTDVEGIKFLHELNAKYHPNVKYRAVNYIQGFSSMYVLLSALEMTEGELTGENIKAALESMKNFSTMGLTAPVSFSKDSHKGVTALKLYQIQNGEIKPVSDYISAD; encoded by the coding sequence ATGAAAAGATTGTTACTGGCAGTTGTAATGTTAGTTGTTTTCAGTGGAGCTGTATTTGCTGAACCGGTTAAAATTGGTGCACTTTTTGATTTAACAGGGGGGACAGCTGATGTGGGAAAACCTTATGCTCAGGGTGTCAGAGACTGTGTGAGATGGTTCAATGAAGAGAAAGACGGAATCAATGGAAGGCAGATCGAACTGTTGGGGGTGGATTACTCATATAAAATACCCCAGGCGATAGCGGCATATAAGAATTTCATGAGACAGGGAGTAGTGGCGGTACACGGCTGGGGAACGGGTGATACTGAAGCCTTAACCAAATTTGTCAGCAGGGATAAAATACCTTATTTTTCAGCTTCATATTCCGAGCATTTGACTGATCCTGCCAAAGCGCCCTATAACTTTCTTGTGGGGGCTACATATTCGGATCAGGCCAGAATTGCACTGAAATATATAAAAGAAAACAGCGAGGAAGATACTGCTGCTTTTATCTATAATGACACCGGTTTCGGACGATCACCATTTTTCCCGGATGCTGAAAACTATGCAAAAAAGATAGGGGTGGATGTGGTTGATACGGAAATTGTAGGTCTGAAGGCTCTGGATGCCACAAGTCAGCTTTTGAATATGCAGAAAAAAAGTCCGGCTTATGCTTTGATTCAGGAAACATATATGGCTACATCGACCATCCTTAAAGATGCTCAGAAACTGGGTATCGATACAAAGTTTATAGGTCTTAACTGGACGTTTGGCAAAACACTTATCGAGCTGGCAGGAGAGGCAGCCAACGGCTTTTATGGAACAAATTCCTTTGCAATGTGGAATCAGACAGATGTGGAAGGTATAAAATTTCTTCATGAGCTTAATGCCAAATATCACCCGAATGTTAAATACAGGGCAGTGAATTATATTCAGGGTTTTTCTTCAATGTATGTTCTTCTTTCTGCACTTGAGATGACAGAAGGGGAGTTAACAGGAGAAAATATAAAGGCTGCACTTGAATCAATGAAGAATTTTTCAACAATGGGACTGACAGCGCCTGTTAGTTTCAGTAAAGACAGCCATAAGGGTGTCACTGCCCTTAAGCTTTACCAGATTCAAAATGGCGAAATTAAACCAGTTTCAGACTACATATCGGCGGATTGA
- a CDS encoding branched-chain amino acid ABC transporter permease, with amino-acid sequence MDFFLQLVITGIVIGSIYSLLALGFTLIYKATGVVNFAQGELLLVGAYICLQFTVGYKVPFIFSFLLTLVFMFFFGFLIEKIFLRKMIGEPIISIIMLTIGLSSVLKSVVQLFWGTSTRTFPQIFPEEPIAVMDLQISYVYLASIVAVAVFLLLFTVFFKKTRVGVAMRAVASDQQAALSMGINVKRIFALSWAIAAIVSTVGGVFLGNINGINTSLSHFGLMVFPVVILGGLDSIGGAIIAGLIIGVLENLAGGYIDPLIGGGAKEVFPFVVMILVMMIRPYGLFGTADVEKV; translated from the coding sequence ATGGATTTTTTTCTTCAACTTGTAATTACTGGAATTGTGATAGGCAGTATATACTCACTTCTTGCCCTCGGTTTTACCTTAATTTATAAAGCCACCGGTGTTGTCAATTTTGCTCAAGGGGAATTACTGCTGGTGGGGGCGTATATCTGTCTTCAGTTTACCGTTGGCTATAAAGTTCCTTTTATTTTTTCTTTTTTATTAACCCTTGTTTTTATGTTTTTTTTCGGATTTCTGATAGAAAAAATATTTTTAAGAAAAATGATAGGCGAGCCAATTATATCAATCATTATGCTTACCATAGGTTTATCATCAGTATTGAAATCAGTGGTTCAGCTTTTTTGGGGAACAAGCACCCGGACATTTCCACAGATTTTTCCGGAAGAGCCCATAGCAGTGATGGATTTACAAATAAGTTATGTATATCTGGCTTCGATTGTTGCTGTAGCGGTTTTTCTCCTTTTGTTTACAGTTTTTTTTAAAAAAACAAGGGTTGGAGTGGCCATGAGAGCAGTTGCAAGTGACCAGCAGGCGGCACTTTCCATGGGCATAAATGTGAAAAGGATTTTTGCTCTTTCCTGGGCGATTGCAGCAATTGTTTCCACTGTAGGCGGTGTTTTTCTCGGTAATATTAACGGGATTAACACAAGCCTGTCACATTTCGGACTTATGGTATTCCCCGTTGTTATTCTGGGAGGGCTGGACAGCATAGGCGGCGCAATTATTGCCGGGCTCATAATCGGAGTGCTTGAAAATCTTGCGGGTGGTTATATAGATCCGTTGATAGGCGGTGGTGCAAAGGAAGTCTTCCCTTTTGTGGTGATGATTCTCGTGATGATGATCAGACCTTACGGTTTATTCGGTACGGCTGATGTGGAGAAAGTATGA
- a CDS encoding TRAP transporter substrate-binding protein, with amino-acid sequence MGMMKKLLYSLLIILLVASAGFTAEKKIRWKLAMTWGPTLHPLSDTAEHMAEIVKELSDGNFVINIDASNVHKAPFGIFDMVKLGQYEMGHTASYYYKGKNIAFLPLTTMPFGMTAPEQYAWFYYGGGLELMQEAYTKHGMLAFPGGNTGNQMGGWFTKEINSLDDLKGLKMRIPGFAGQIMSKLGVTVTNIPPGELYTALERGTVDAVEWTGPGMDINMGFHKIAKYYYTGWHEPGSEVEFLINEKEYNKLPEKYKKILKIAMKTAAYDMYIQSYEMNAEAWQQMKEKYPDIKVKVFPEEVLKEMKTAYDNLVASYEKESPMFKKIMESKRAYLDKVRDWTHISDYLYLKSTSESNLN; translated from the coding sequence ATGGGTATGATGAAAAAACTGCTTTATTCTCTGCTTATTATCTTGCTTGTTGCTTCTGCGGGATTTACAGCGGAGAAAAAAATACGCTGGAAACTGGCAATGACCTGGGGTCCAACACTGCACCCGCTTTCTGATACGGCGGAGCATATGGCTGAAATTGTTAAGGAACTCAGTGACGGTAATTTTGTAATTAATATTGATGCTTCCAATGTGCATAAAGCCCCTTTCGGTATTTTTGATATGGTAAAACTCGGTCAATATGAAATGGGACACACCGCTTCATATTATTATAAGGGCAAAAATATTGCTTTTCTGCCCCTTACTACCATGCCTTTCGGTATGACTGCTCCGGAACAGTATGCATGGTTTTATTACGGAGGCGGACTTGAGCTTATGCAGGAAGCCTATACTAAGCATGGAATGCTTGCTTTTCCCGGTGGTAACACGGGAAATCAGATGGGCGGATGGTTTACCAAGGAGATAAATTCTCTGGATGATTTGAAGGGTCTCAAGATGCGGATTCCCGGATTTGCCGGTCAGATTATGTCCAAACTTGGTGTTACGGTTACCAATATACCTCCAGGTGAGCTTTACACAGCACTTGAAAGGGGCACAGTTGATGCTGTTGAATGGACAGGCCCCGGTATGGACATAAACATGGGCTTCCATAAAATCGCCAAATATTATTATACAGGCTGGCATGAGCCGGGCTCTGAAGTGGAATTTCTCATAAATGAAAAGGAATATAATAAATTGCCTGAAAAATATAAAAAGATACTCAAAATAGCTATGAAAACAGCGGCTTACGATATGTATATTCAAAGTTATGAGATGAACGCCGAAGCGTGGCAGCAGATGAAAGAAAAGTATCCGGATATTAAGGTGAAAGTATTTCCCGAAGAAGTGCTTAAAGAAATGAAGACTGCTTATGACAATTTGGTTGCCAGTTATGAGAAAGAATCTCCGATGTTCAAAAAAATTATGGAGTCTAAAAGGGCTTATCTGGATAAAGTGCGCGACTGGACTCATATATCCGATTACTTATACCTGAAGTCAACATCTGAATCCAACCTTAATTAA
- a CDS encoding TlpA family protein disulfide reductase, with the protein MKKSIFLFIIFLAAGLVNAEVSNITYKKLKKEVAGHNGKTVVVFWATYCPYCLKELKAVKNNYKYFTDNGVKIIGIAIDKSEETVRVFTEKNKFPFKTYLITDSLKEKMNIRMVPITAVFDKKGRMDDISPGCKTFQDLKTMLSE; encoded by the coding sequence ATGAAAAAATCTATTTTTTTATTTATAATTTTTTTGGCAGCCGGTTTAGTAAATGCAGAAGTATCAAATATTACGTATAAAAAACTTAAAAAAGAAGTAGCCGGCCATAATGGAAAAACTGTTGTCGTTTTTTGGGCAACCTACTGCCCATACTGCCTCAAAGAGCTTAAAGCCGTTAAAAATAATTACAAGTACTTTACTGACAACGGAGTTAAGATTATCGGCATTGCAATCGATAAATCAGAAGAGACTGTCAGAGTTTTTACTGAAAAAAATAAATTCCCTTTCAAAACCTATCTTATAACAGACAGCCTTAAAGAAAAAATGAATATCAGGATGGTTCCCATAACCGCTGTTTTTGATAAAAAAGGCAGAATGGACGATATCTCACCCGGGTGTAAAACATTTCAGGATTTAAAGACAATGCTTTCCGAATAG
- a CDS encoding CBS and ACT domain-containing protein, protein MFVKDWMQTNLITVNEDDTILDAVHLMRENRIRRLPVLKKGKLTGIITEKDIKEFSPSKASTLDIYEMHNILAKSVVKDAMTSDVISVSPENPIERAALILRDKRFGGLPVVDSDGELCGIITSVDVFDVFVEAMGMRKAGARITIFVEDQPGAIAEIAKTIKKHNLNIISLATFYFKNKPEGFRDIVIRLSGNENEVQSASDELHENGFEVTSLLFLDAANIVK, encoded by the coding sequence ATGTTTGTAAAAGACTGGATGCAGACGAATTTAATTACAGTTAACGAGGATGATACGATTCTGGATGCCGTTCACCTGATGAGGGAAAACAGAATTAGAAGGCTGCCCGTACTTAAAAAGGGGAAACTTACAGGTATTATCACTGAAAAGGATATAAAAGAATTCTCACCTTCCAAAGCCAGTACACTTGATATCTATGAGATGCACAATATTTTGGCTAAGTCAGTGGTTAAAGATGCCATGACCAGTGATGTGATCAGCGTTAGTCCTGAAAATCCCATTGAAAGAGCCGCTCTAATATTACGCGATAAACGTTTTGGCGGATTACCCGTTGTGGATAGTGATGGCGAGCTGTGCGGTATAATCACCTCTGTTGATGTGTTTGATGTTTTTGTTGAGGCCATGGGGATGAGAAAGGCGGGTGCCCGAATTACGATTTTTGTTGAGGATCAGCCGGGGGCAATTGCTGAGATAGCAAAAACAATCAAGAAACACAATCTTAATATTATCAGCCTGGCAACATTTTATTTTAAGAACAAGCCGGAAGGTTTCAGGGACATTGTAATAAGGCTGAGCGGGAATGAAAATGAAGTTCAGTCAGCTTCTGATGAGCTTCACGAAAACGGTTTTGAGGTGACAAGTCTTTTATTTCTGGATGCTGCAAATATCGTGAAGTAA
- a CDS encoding TRAP transporter small permease subunit, giving the protein MLIKIESFFNKISKFLGYLTAFATVLMVINVFVDAMGRYLFDWGSVGMQEMEWHLLSVVILLGIPYALMEEGHVRVDVIYDRLGHRKRAVINIIGTIIFIMTFSLLIATGSISFVVESFVSGETSNDPGGLPYRWIVKSLIPFSFFLLTFMSLGYIIKNINLFRHGDGFQETHEDDIQEIL; this is encoded by the coding sequence ATGCTTATAAAAATTGAATCTTTTTTTAATAAGATTTCCAAATTTCTGGGTTATCTGACAGCTTTTGCGACAGTCTTAATGGTTATAAATGTTTTTGTTGATGCAATGGGGAGGTATCTCTTTGACTGGGGATCGGTGGGGATGCAGGAGATGGAATGGCATTTGCTCTCTGTTGTTATACTTTTGGGTATACCTTATGCTCTGATGGAAGAGGGTCATGTTAGGGTTGATGTTATTTATGACAGGCTGGGGCATAGAAAGCGGGCAGTTATAAATATCATAGGAACGATAATTTTTATAATGACTTTTTCACTTCTCATTGCCACAGGTTCCATTAGTTTTGTAGTCGAATCTTTTGTATCCGGTGAAACAAGCAATGATCCGGGAGGCCTACCTTACAGGTGGATAGTAAAGAGTCTGATTCCTTTTTCTTTCTTTTTATTAACTTTTATGAGTTTAGGATATATTATTAAGAATATTAATTTATTTCGCCATGGTGATGGCTTTCAGGAAACGCACGAAGATGATATCCAGGAGATTTTATAA
- a CDS encoding branched-chain amino acid ABC transporter permease produces MNYTNCGNFKTSYVKDAAIFQTKFSLIMIYSFIVLTFIFPFFANTYYLYLCNTIFIAIIGAAGLNILTGFTGLISLGHGAFIGVGAYAAAYIFNNTDLNFLIVIPLSGLVTAAVGMFFGIPSLRLKGLYLSIATLAAQFILQFFFVRAEFITGGVSGAFVNFPSVFGVSINSDFSFYFVGLIFTIIMLLAAKNLLRTKTGRIFLSIRDNYIAAEAMGVNVFKYKIISFGISSFYAGVAGALWLFYLTIITPEHFTIGVSIQYLSMVIIGGLGSLLGSIFGAVFITLLPEFLRFAADNLSQIYPAVTSAFAAIREGAFGIVIILFLLLEPEGLAKRWNLIKAYWKLWPYSH; encoded by the coding sequence ATGAATTATACAAACTGTGGAAATTTTAAAACCAGCTATGTAAAAGATGCAGCAATCTTTCAAACGAAATTTTCGCTGATAATGATTTATTCTTTTATAGTGCTGACTTTTATTTTTCCTTTTTTTGCAAATACCTATTACCTTTATCTTTGTAATACCATTTTTATTGCTATTATAGGCGCAGCCGGCCTCAACATACTAACAGGTTTTACCGGCCTTATATCCCTTGGTCACGGTGCTTTCATCGGAGTGGGTGCTTATGCAGCTGCGTATATTTTTAACAATACTGATTTGAATTTTCTGATTGTTATACCTCTATCAGGGCTTGTTACTGCAGCTGTTGGAATGTTTTTCGGTATTCCTTCTTTGAGGCTGAAGGGTTTGTATCTTTCAATAGCGACACTTGCAGCCCAATTCATCCTCCAGTTTTTCTTTGTGAGGGCGGAATTTATAACCGGTGGGGTTTCAGGAGCTTTTGTGAATTTTCCTTCAGTTTTCGGAGTAAGTATAAACAGTGATTTCAGTTTTTATTTTGTGGGGTTGATCTTTACAATAATCATGCTTTTGGCCGCCAAGAACCTTCTCAGAACAAAAACGGGAAGGATTTTTCTCAGTATCAGAGATAATTATATCGCTGCGGAAGCCATGGGAGTAAATGTTTTTAAATACAAAATCATTTCTTTTGGAATCAGCTCCTTTTATGCTGGTGTTGCAGGGGCATTATGGCTTTTTTATCTTACAATAATTACTCCCGAACACTTTACTATAGGGGTTTCAATACAGTATCTTTCAATGGTTATTATAGGTGGACTGGGGAGTTTGCTGGGCAGTATTTTCGGAGCGGTTTTTATAACACTGCTTCCTGAATTTTTAAGATTTGCAGCCGATAATTTGTCTCAAATCTATCCGGCGGTAACCAGTGCTTTTGCTGCAATCAGGGAGGGTGCATTTGGTATCGTAATAATACTGTTTCTGCTTTTGGAGCCGGAAGGGCTGGCAAAAAGATGGAATCTGATAAAGGCTTACTGGAAACTGTGGCCTTATTCCCATTAA
- a CDS encoding ABC transporter ATP-binding protein, whose translation MLNVNNIEVVYNDVILVLKGLSLNVREGSVVCLLGSNGAGKTTTLKAVSGLLDSEDGRVTDGEIVFMGDRIDNKDAAEIVKNGIFQIMEGRRVFKDLNVEENLIAGAYTSPSAKVKDYIDKVYTYFPRLKERRTQLAGYMSGGEQQMLAIGRALMAEPKLILMDEPSLGLSPLLVKEIFNIIKTLREKENASILLVEQNANMALAVSDYGYIMENGKIVLEGTSEELVKNEDVKEFYLGSGTGRKRFRDVKHYRRRKRWLS comes from the coding sequence ATGTTAAACGTTAATAATATCGAAGTAGTCTACAATGATGTAATACTTGTTTTAAAAGGGCTCTCCCTGAATGTGAGGGAGGGCTCTGTTGTTTGTCTGTTAGGCTCTAACGGTGCCGGCAAGACTACAACACTTAAGGCTGTGTCCGGTCTTCTCGATTCAGAGGATGGAAGAGTGACTGACGGTGAAATTGTTTTCATGGGGGATAGAATTGACAACAAGGACGCCGCCGAGATTGTTAAAAACGGGATTTTTCAAATAATGGAGGGGCGCAGGGTTTTTAAAGATCTTAATGTGGAGGAAAACCTCATTGCCGGAGCTTACACGAGCCCTTCAGCCAAAGTAAAAGATTATATTGATAAGGTATATACATATTTCCCGAGATTAAAAGAGAGAAGAACGCAGTTAGCCGGTTATATGAGCGGCGGTGAACAGCAGATGCTTGCCATAGGCAGAGCGCTCATGGCTGAGCCTAAGCTGATATTAATGGATGAGCCTTCACTCGGTTTGAGTCCGCTGCTTGTTAAAGAGATTTTCAACATTATTAAAACATTACGTGAAAAGGAGAATGCTTCCATACTTTTGGTGGAGCAAAATGCAAATATGGCTTTAGCCGTATCCGACTATGGTTATATTATGGAGAACGGTAAAATAGTTCTTGAAGGTACATCAGAAGAACTTGTCAAAAATGAAGATGTAAAAGAATTTTATCTTGGCTCCGGAACCGGAAGAAAGCGTTTCAGAGATGTAAAACACTACAGGAGACGTAAAAGATGGCTTTCTTAG
- a CDS encoding TRAP transporter substrate-binding protein, with protein MKLLRNLFVIIFLFAVFVPFGNAEEKRVRWKLAMTWGPTLHPFVDTVENMADMVETMSGGNFVIRIDASNIHKSPFGVFDMVKLGQYEMGHTASYYWKGKDMSFLPLTTMPFGMTTPEQYAWFYYGGGMELMQKAYEKNGMLSFPGGNTGNQMGGWFRKEINSLDDLKGLKMRIPGFAGQVLAKLGVTVTNIPPGELYTSLERGTIDALEWVGPGMDINMGFHKIAPYYYTGWHEPATELQFLVNKKAYDKLPEKYKEILKVAMKTAAYDMYIQNYHMSANAWSTMKEKYPNIKVKTFPDEVLNAMKTSYNELLSKYKKENALFKEIMESKEAYLKKARDWTYISDYLYLKSMSDTE; from the coding sequence ATGAAACTTTTAAGAAATCTTTTCGTTATTATCTTTTTGTTTGCCGTGTTTGTCCCCTTTGGCAATGCTGAGGAAAAAAGGGTAAGGTGGAAACTTGCAATGACATGGGGTCCGACGCTTCATCCGTTTGTTGATACTGTGGAAAATATGGCCGATATGGTCGAAACAATGAGCGGCGGCAATTTTGTCATACGAATCGATGCTTCAAACATCCATAAATCACCGTTTGGAGTATTCGATATGGTAAAACTCGGCCAGTATGAAATGGGGCACACCGCTTCATACTACTGGAAAGGAAAAGATATGTCATTCCTTCCTTTGACAACAATGCCTTTTGGGATGACAACTCCGGAACAGTATGCCTGGTTTTATTATGGCGGTGGTATGGAACTTATGCAAAAAGCTTATGAAAAAAACGGTATGCTCTCTTTTCCCGGCGGTAATACCGGAAATCAGATGGGGGGTTGGTTCCGCAAAGAAATCAATTCTCTGGATGATTTAAAGGGGCTCAAAATGCGTATTCCGGGGTTTGCCGGTCAGGTTTTGGCAAAGCTGGGCGTTACTGTTACCAATATTCCTCCCGGTGAGCTTTATACTTCTCTGGAGAGGGGAACTATTGATGCTCTTGAATGGGTTGGTCCCGGTATGGATATAAATATGGGATTTCATAAAATTGCACCATATTATTATACGGGCTGGCATGAGCCTGCAACTGAGCTGCAGTTTCTTGTAAATAAAAAAGCTTATGATAAGCTGCCTGAAAAATATAAAGAAATATTAAAAGTGGCAATGAAAACGGCAGCTTATGATATGTACATTCAGAATTATCATATGAGTGCAAATGCCTGGTCTACGATGAAGGAAAAGTATCCGAATATCAAAGTAAAAACGTTTCCTGATGAAGTACTAAATGCAATGAAAACATCATACAATGAGCTGTTAAGCAAATATAAAAAAGAGAATGCTCTTTTTAAGGAGATTATGGAGTCCAAGGAAGCTTATCTGAAGAAAGCACGTGACTGGACTTATATCTCCGATTATCTCTATTTGAAATCCATGTCTGATACAGAATAA
- a CDS encoding TRAP transporter large permease — translation MVGIIMFFAALLLLLFGFPVAFTFGGVSVVFAIIYGLVEVIPFGGTIWEGVREGMSMFSFMPFRLYAIMTNKLLMAVPLFIFMGLILQKSNLAERLLESMGSLFGNVRGGMAISTVLVGALLAASTGVVGASVVAMGIISLPVMLKYNYNKELSTGTICAAGTLGQIIPPSIVLIILGDVFQLPVGDVFKAAFIPGLWLVGLYLIYIIVVSFLRKELAPPVVLENRGNKIQQIIKALIDILPPLILIVLVLGSIFAGIATPTESAAVGCFGAIILALLYRQFSYGMVKQTALETVKITVMVYTILIGATAFSMVFVYTGGDAIVRDVLLQLPGEKYGFIIFSMIAILILGFFIDFIEISYIIVPILLPVADHIGLNPLWFAILIAMNLQTSFLTPPFGFSLFYLKGVSPPTIKTYHIYRGVVPFITIQIIVLLILAFFPQLFFLSSG, via the coding sequence ATGGTTGGTATTATTATGTTTTTTGCGGCACTCCTGCTGCTTTTATTCGGGTTTCCCGTTGCATTCACATTCGGCGGTGTTTCAGTAGTTTTTGCAATTATATACGGTCTTGTGGAGGTTATACCTTTCGGCGGAACGATTTGGGAAGGGGTAAGGGAAGGAATGAGTATGTTTTCTTTTATGCCCTTTCGTTTGTATGCAATAATGACAAATAAGCTGCTTATGGCCGTTCCTCTTTTTATTTTTATGGGGCTTATATTGCAAAAATCCAATTTGGCAGAAAGATTGTTAGAGTCAATGGGTTCGCTTTTTGGGAATGTTCGCGGTGGGATGGCCATCAGTACGGTTTTGGTGGGTGCGCTGCTTGCTGCTTCCACCGGAGTTGTAGGTGCCAGTGTTGTTGCAATGGGAATAATTTCCCTTCCTGTGATGCTTAAGTACAATTATAATAAAGAGCTTTCTACGGGTACAATATGCGCTGCCGGAACGCTGGGGCAGATCATTCCGCCCTCTATTGTTCTGATTATCCTCGGAGATGTTTTCCAACTGCCTGTGGGAGATGTGTTCAAAGCTGCTTTTATTCCCGGATTATGGCTGGTGGGGCTCTACCTTATTTACATAATTGTCGTTTCTTTTTTAAGAAAAGAGTTGGCGCCCCCTGTAGTTCTTGAGAACAGAGGCAACAAAATTCAGCAGATTATTAAAGCGCTCATTGATATTCTTCCGCCGTTGATACTCATCGTCCTTGTTTTAGGCTCTATCTTTGCTGGTATTGCCACTCCGACTGAATCTGCAGCAGTGGGCTGTTTTGGAGCTATTATACTGGCATTGCTTTACAGACAGTTTTCTTACGGAATGGTTAAGCAGACAGCTCTTGAAACGGTTAAAATTACAGTAATGGTCTATACAATCCTTATCGGCGCTACTGCATTTTCGATGGTTTTTGTCTATACGGGTGGAGATGCTATTGTCAGGGATGTGCTGCTTCAGCTTCCCGGAGAGAAATACGGATTCATTATTTTTTCAATGATAGCTATATTAATTCTCGGTTTTTTCATCGATTTCATTGAAATTTCATATATTATTGTTCCAATTCTTCTTCCAGTGGCTGATCATATCGGATTGAATCCGTTATGGTTTGCAATTTTGATTGCAATGAATCTGCAAACGTCGTTTTTGACACCTCCTTTTGGATTCAGTCTGTTTTATCTGAAAGGTGTTTCTCCCCCAACTATCAAAACCTATCATATTTACAGGGGGGTGGTGCCGTTTATTACAATTCAGATTATTGTACTGCTGATTTTGGCTTTCTTCCCCCAATTGTTTTTTCTGAGTTCCGGATAG